In one window of Helianthus annuus cultivar XRQ/B chromosome 17, HanXRQr2.0-SUNRISE, whole genome shotgun sequence DNA:
- the LOC110922171 gene encoding uncharacterized protein LOC110922171: MSKEPPLNHFEPPPSGFTEAFVNLCRTVIHQGVAEIIQSLEQDPGFFDLTKESYILKCTLIRKSLKDLRDCLLLLEKTQTDYVEKQEALFKAFVNLCRTVIHQGVAEIIQSLEQDPGYFDLTKESYILKCTLIRKSLKDLRDCLLLLEKTQTDYVEKQEALFKELCGLGPRDTGFDLVKQYQLPILDAAIEIVERIRECRGWRRDMVPYDQLDGETYDGYLTRLKSDIEFIDERNHMQVEHMKRQHARSRSYRVDLLEKQ; this comes from the exons ATGTCCAAAGAACCACCACTTAACCACTTTGAACCACCACCAAGTGGCTTTACTGaagcatttgtcaatttgtgtcGGACCGTCATTCATCAGGGAGTAGCTGAAATCATCCAATCTTTGGAACAAGATCCAGGTTTCTTCGACCTAACAAAAGAGAGTTACATTTTAAAATGCACACTCATAAGAAAATCCTTGAAGGATCTTCGAGATTGCCTCCTCCTTTTGGAGAAAACCCAGACAGATTACGTTGAGAAACAAGAAGCTTTATTCAaagcatttgtcaatttgtgtcGGACCGTCATTCATCAGGGAGTAGCTGAAATCATCCAATCTTTGGAACAAGATCCAGGTTACTTCGACCTAACAAAAGAGAGTTACATTTTAAAATGCACACTCATAAGAAAATCCTTGAAGGATCTTCGAGATTGCCTCCTCCTCTTGGAGAAAACCCAGACAGATTACGTTGAGAAACAAGAAGCTTTATTCAAAGAGTTGTGCGGTTTAGGACCCAGGGATACTGGATTCGATCTAGTTAAACAATATCAACTTCCGATTCTTGATGCTGCTATTG AGATTGTGGAGCGAATCAGGGAATGCCGCGGGTGGAGGAGAGATATGGTACCTTATGATCAATTGGATGGAGAAACATATGACGGCTACCTAACACGTTTGAAATCCGACATCGAGTTTATTGACGAAAGGAATCATATGCAAGTCGAACACATGAAAAGACAACATGCACGATCTAGATCGTATCGAGTGGACCTTTTAGAAAAACAGTAA